The Vigna unguiculata cultivar IT97K-499-35 chromosome 6, ASM411807v1, whole genome shotgun sequence genome contains a region encoding:
- the LOC114188255 gene encoding amino acid transporter AVT1I-like, whose translation MSMAGTEQGERCSSIITIPLLEDERLHRVNGSDEVLDAKTWDLHTSHEGNTSFFKTCFNLINALSGVGIISMPYALSSGGWLSISLLFVIAVACCYTGMLVKRCMDMDPDIRTFPDIGQRAFGYKGRLMVSIAMNSELYLVVTGFLILEGDNLNKLVPNIQVNLAGVTIGGATIFTIVAALAVLPSLLLEDMSMLSYVSASGALASSIFLLSLFWNGTIDGTGFHAKGKLFRFSGIPAAASLYAFCYSAHPILPTLYNSMRDKTQFSRVLSTCFSVCTLGYAAAGVLGYLMFGQEVESQVTLNLPTSKFSSHVAIFTTLVNPITKYALMLTPVINAVKNKISWHYNKRFTHTLVSTSILVSSLIVAVAIPLFGYLMSLIGALLSVSASILVPSVCYLKISGAYKTFGSEMIINYSIIVLGVTIACVGTYTSLVDIVHNL comes from the exons ATGTCCATGGCTGGTACTGAGCAAGGTGAGAGATGCTCCTCCATCATCACCATACCCCTTTTGGAAGATGAAAGATTGCACCGAGTGAATGGCTCAGATGAAGTGTTGGATGCCAAAACTTGGGATCTGCACACATCTCATGAGGGTAACACCTCCTTTTTCAAGACCTGTTTCAATCTGATTAATGCCCTCTCAG GAGTTGGTATTATCTCCATGCCTTATGCACTGTCATCTGGGGGATGGTTAAGCATTTCACTACTATTTGTGATAGCCGTGGCTTGTTGTTACACTGGGATGTTGGTGAAAAGATGCATGGACATGGATCCTGATATCAGAACCTTCCCTGACATAGGTCAACGTGCATTTGGATACAAGGGGAGGTTGATGGTATCAATCGCCATGAATTCTGAGCTTTATCTTGTTGTAACAGGCTTTCTCATTTTAGAGGGTGACAACCTTAACAAATTAGTACCAAATATCCAAGTTAACCTTGCAGGGGTAACAATCGGTGGTGCAACAATTTTTACCATAGTTGCTGCTCTTGCTGTTCTTCCTAGTCTTCTGTTAGAGGATATGAGCATGCTCTCTTATGTGTCTGCAAGTGGGGCTTTGGCTTCTTCCATCTTCCTCCTCTCTCTGTTTTGGAATGGTACCATTGATGGCACTGGTTTTCATGCAAAGGGAAAACTCTTCAGATTCAGTGGAATACCTGCTGCTGCTAGCTTATATGCCTTCTGTTACAGTGCACATCCCATTCTTCCCACTCTCTACAATTCCATGAGAGACAAAACTCAGTTCTCCAGG GTTCTGTCTACGTGCTTTTCAGTGTGCACTCTTGGTTATGCAGCAGCAGGTGTTTTGGGGTACCTAATGTTTGGACAAGAGGTTGAATCACAGGTGACTTTGAACCTTCCAACAAGCAAGTTCAGTTCACATGTGGCAATATTCACCACCTTGGTCAATCCTATAACAAAATATGCATTGATGCTTACCCCAGTCATAAATGCTGTGAAAAACAAGATTTCATGGCACTACAACAAAAGATTCACACACACACTTGTTAGCACCTCCATTCTCGTAAGCTCTCTAATTGTAGCTGTGGCCATACCCTTGTTTGGATATCTCATGTCACTGATTGGGGCATTGCTGAGTGTGTCAGCTTCAATTCTAGTGCCATCAGTGTGCTACTTGAAGATTTCAGGAGCTTACAAGACTTTTGGGTCTGAAATGATCATCAACTATTCGATAATAGTGTTGGGGGTTACTATTGCTTGTGTGGGTACTTACACATCTCTTGTAGATATAGTTCATAACTTGTAA